In Rhodocyclaceae bacterium, a single genomic region encodes these proteins:
- a CDS encoding DUF3301 domain-containing protein — translation MTAEILFLIACAGLGAFWFDSMRAREAALDSARRSTEAAGCQLLDATVSLASVRPVREQGGMLRLRRTYRFEFSDDGMRRLQGCVTLSGSRPERVELEPHREQPPTWTVVRGGRDLDDESY, via the coding sequence ATGACCGCGGAAATCCTTTTCCTGATCGCCTGTGCAGGGCTGGGCGCGTTCTGGTTCGACTCGATGCGTGCCCGCGAGGCCGCCCTCGACAGTGCGCGCCGCTCGACGGAGGCTGCTGGCTGCCAGCTGCTCGACGCGACGGTTTCCCTCGCGTCAGTGCGGCCGGTGCGAGAGCAGGGGGGGATGCTGCGGCTGCGCCGGACCTACCGCTTCGAGTTCAGTGATGACGGGATGCGCAGGCTTCAGGGCTGCGTGACCCTGTCTGGAAGCCGACCAGAACGGGTCGAGCTCGAGCCGCACCGCGAGCAGCCGCCGACCTGGACGGTGGTCCGCGGTGGACGCGACCTCGACGACGAATCGTACTGA
- a CDS encoding DUF937 domain-containing protein, with protein MGLLDQLAGGIGGQLLQQLGGGGQQNPLLQMALGLLQQPGGLQGLIDRLQQGGLGEQAASWVGTGSNLPVDPAQLQQALGGDWISALAAQIGTSPEQASQSVASLLPDVVDKLTPDGTVGDLQSLVPQGLESLLGGKPFG; from the coding sequence ATGGGACTGCTCGACCAACTCGCCGGCGGCATCGGCGGCCAACTCCTCCAGCAACTGGGCGGCGGCGGACAGCAGAATCCTCTGCTGCAGATGGCGCTGGGCCTGCTGCAGCAGCCGGGCGGTCTGCAGGGCCTCATCGATCGACTCCAGCAGGGCGGCCTGGGAGAGCAGGCGGCGTCCTGGGTCGGAACCGGGTCGAACCTGCCGGTAGATCCCGCGCAATTGCAGCAGGCGCTCGGCGGCGACTGGATTTCCGCGCTCGCCGCGCAGATCGGGACGTCGCCGGAACAGGCGTCGCAGTCGGTCGCTTCGCTGTTGCCCGATGTGGTCGACAAGCTCACACCGGATGGCACGGTCGGCGACCTGCAATCGCTGGTGCCACAGGGGCTCGAATCGCTCCTCGGCGGCAAGCCGTTCGGCTGA